The proteins below are encoded in one region of Alistipes indistinctus YIT 12060:
- a CDS encoding M1 family metallopeptidase: MNRYTTFPTRTPLHVWTIALLILLCTACNGPQPEDLTAPGVSLELARYRKTRYQNIRYDLHFNLPGNRADKVTGKARITFTLDKPDALIADFRGDTSQIHSVVLNGQQTPYSLTDEHIVIPRSALRKGENTLDVSFTADDQSLNRRDDFLYTLLVPDRARTLFPCFDQPDLKARFTLSLELPAEWKAIANGATARTDTLNTASGPTAGTETSGSGPARTAARAGSQMAAGAETTGARKRISFHETEPIPTYLFSFVGGRFERVTENRNGRSISLYHRETDPQKTAQCPEILGQVFHALDWLETYTGVPYPFAKYDLIVIPGFQYGGMEHMGATLYADRSMFLENNATTENRMARGSLIAHETAHMWFGDYVTMQWFDDVWTKEVFANFFAAMIVREQFPQIDHRLNFIRSNVPGAYGEDRTAGSTAIRQQLPNLSDAGLLYSQIIYSKSPVVMEMLFTKLGPEKFRDGIREYLADHRYGNATWDDLIAVLDCRCDEDLAAWSRVWVDEKGMPTIDMTRHENRLRIMQSDPFGRRLAWNQPLQLLAFGDGNATDTLQCLLDGPETELVLPAGTRCVLPNADGRSYGYFRLDSVTSEYLMKRLTGLPDDVARLSALITLNENLLGGTIAPQRFLRAMIAYLPQERNQQLFTQALTYIRGCFGLYYDETASPELEGALWEIAQNDPDRQRRIMATQAWCGIARSPQAINTLYELWDDERLANRMLLGENDLTNLSYTLALRFPDRAAAIIARQGARITNPDRQKQYAYIAPAVSPSASVRDSVFRSLLDPANRSIEPWACTALSLLNHPVHGARSAAYIRPGLEELQEIQRTGDIFFPRKWTAALLGSQHSEAAATAVDAFIADHPGYPPLLGSKILQQADLLFRLWNRNAQNRPTSDHTSE; encoded by the coding sequence ATGAATAGATATACGACCTTTCCGACCCGCACGCCGCTCCACGTCTGGACAATCGCGCTGCTTATCCTGCTCTGTACGGCCTGCAATGGACCGCAGCCCGAAGACCTTACCGCCCCGGGCGTAAGCCTCGAACTGGCCCGTTACCGCAAAACACGCTACCAGAATATCCGCTACGACCTGCACTTCAACCTTCCCGGCAACCGCGCCGACAAGGTGACCGGAAAAGCCCGTATCACGTTCACACTCGATAAACCCGACGCACTGATTGCAGATTTCCGCGGCGATACGTCCCAAATCCATAGCGTCGTACTAAACGGACAGCAAACGCCTTATTCGTTAACCGACGAACACATCGTCATCCCCCGGTCGGCCCTCCGCAAGGGAGAGAACACCCTCGACGTAAGTTTCACGGCCGACGACCAATCGCTCAACCGGCGTGACGATTTCCTCTACACCCTGCTGGTGCCGGACCGGGCCCGGACTCTTTTCCCCTGCTTCGACCAACCCGACCTGAAGGCCCGGTTCACACTAAGCCTCGAACTGCCGGCCGAGTGGAAAGCGATTGCCAACGGAGCCACAGCCCGGACCGACACGTTGAATACCGCATCCGGACCTACAGCCGGAACCGAGACCTCCGGTAGCGGTCCGGCTCGGACGGCTGCCCGAGCCGGCAGCCAAATGGCCGCCGGAGCCGAAACGACCGGAGCCCGCAAGCGAATCTCTTTCCACGAAACCGAACCGATCCCCACCTACCTGTTCTCATTCGTGGGCGGGCGGTTCGAACGGGTCACCGAAAACCGCAACGGCCGCAGTATATCGCTGTACCACCGCGAAACCGATCCGCAGAAAACGGCCCAATGCCCTGAAATCCTCGGACAGGTATTCCATGCGCTCGACTGGCTGGAAACATATACCGGAGTACCCTATCCGTTCGCCAAATACGACCTGATCGTCATCCCCGGTTTCCAGTACGGCGGTATGGAGCACATGGGGGCGACACTCTACGCCGACCGTTCGATGTTCCTCGAAAACAATGCGACGACCGAAAACCGCATGGCGCGAGGCAGCCTGATCGCGCACGAAACGGCGCACATGTGGTTCGGCGACTACGTGACGATGCAGTGGTTCGACGACGTCTGGACCAAAGAGGTTTTCGCGAATTTCTTCGCTGCGATGATCGTGCGCGAACAGTTCCCGCAGATCGACCACCGGCTCAACTTCATCCGCTCCAACGTACCGGGAGCCTACGGCGAAGACCGCACTGCGGGAAGCACGGCCATCCGGCAACAGTTACCGAACCTTTCCGATGCGGGATTGCTGTACAGCCAGATCATTTACAGCAAATCCCCGGTGGTCATGGAGATGCTTTTCACCAAACTGGGGCCTGAAAAATTCCGCGACGGCATCCGCGAGTATCTGGCCGACCACCGTTACGGCAATGCCACATGGGACGACCTGATCGCCGTTCTGGACTGCCGATGCGACGAAGACCTCGCCGCATGGAGCCGGGTATGGGTCGACGAAAAAGGAATGCCGACGATCGACATGACCCGGCATGAAAACAGGCTCCGCATCATGCAAAGCGATCCGTTCGGACGCCGTCTGGCGTGGAACCAACCGCTGCAGCTGCTCGCTTTCGGCGACGGGAACGCCACGGATACCCTGCAATGCCTGCTCGACGGACCGGAAACGGAACTCGTCCTCCCTGCCGGAACCCGCTGCGTGCTGCCCAATGCGGACGGACGCTCCTACGGCTACTTCCGGCTGGACAGCGTCACATCGGAATACCTGATGAAACGCCTGACCGGCTTGCCCGACGACGTGGCCCGGCTCTCTGCACTGATTACGCTGAACGAAAACCTGCTCGGGGGCACGATTGCCCCGCAACGGTTTCTCCGGGCGATGATCGCCTACCTTCCGCAGGAACGCAACCAACAACTGTTCACACAAGCGCTCACCTACATCCGGGGTTGTTTCGGCCTATACTACGACGAAACGGCCTCTCCCGAACTGGAAGGTGCTTTATGGGAGATCGCGCAAAACGATCCCGACCGCCAGCGGCGCATCATGGCAACCCAGGCTTGGTGCGGTATCGCCCGCAGCCCGCAGGCGATAAACACGCTTTACGAATTATGGGACGATGAACGGTTAGCGAACCGGATGCTGCTCGGCGAAAACGACCTGACAAACCTCTCATACACGCTCGCATTGCGTTTCCCGGACCGGGCTGCAGCGATCATCGCGCGTCAAGGGGCACGCATCACCAATCCCGACCGGCAAAAACAGTACGCTTACATCGCACCGGCCGTATCGCCTTCGGCTTCGGTCCGCGATTCGGTGTTCCGCAGCCTGCTCGACCCGGCGAACCGGAGCATCGAACCGTGGGCCTGCACGGCACTCTCCCTGCTGAACCATCCGGTACACGGCGCCCGTTCGGCCGCGTATATCCGTCCGGGACTCGAAGAGTTGCAGGAAATACAACGTACGGGGGATATTTTCTTTCCCCGTAAGTGGACGGCCGCCCTACTGGGCAGCCAACATTCGGAAGCAGCCGCTACGGCCGTAGATGCCTTCATCGCCGACCATCCCGGTTATCCGCCGCTGCTGGGCAGCAAAATCCTCCAACAGGCCGACCTGCTTTTCCGGTTATGGAACCGGAATGCACAGAACCGCCCAACTTCGGATCACACCTCCGAATAA
- a CDS encoding YaaA family protein yields MLIILSPAKMMDMSPAPAGLPVTDPEFRNDAELLAAKMRRYSAADLATLLKVSPKLAQENYLRYQNFDDPSTPAKQAILAYVGSVFQHIDPATLSVPDLEYAQSHVRMISTLYGLVRPFDRIKAYRIAFGLKLPGMPGSLYDYWRPLLTDPLIGTVRGAGGVLVNLASLDVLGALDMDRIRGQVRVVTPEFQERRDGRFETVRTYAKMARGEMTRYILQQRIETPEALKGFEWEGFRFNEAASGPERYLFTRDTRN; encoded by the coding sequence ATGTTAATTATTCTTTCTCCCGCCAAAATGATGGATATGTCGCCGGCCCCGGCAGGACTACCTGTTACGGACCCCGAATTCCGTAACGATGCCGAATTGCTCGCGGCCAAGATGCGCCGCTATTCGGCTGCAGACCTCGCGACGTTATTGAAGGTAAGTCCTAAGCTTGCGCAGGAGAATTATCTGCGTTATCAAAATTTCGACGACCCTTCCACGCCGGCCAAGCAGGCGATTCTCGCTTATGTCGGCAGCGTTTTCCAACATATAGATCCTGCGACGCTCTCCGTTCCGGATCTCGAATATGCCCAGTCGCACGTACGGATGATTTCGACTCTTTACGGGTTGGTCCGCCCGTTCGACCGGATCAAAGCCTATCGTATCGCTTTCGGGCTGAAACTGCCCGGTATGCCGGGCAGCCTGTACGATTATTGGCGGCCGCTGCTTACCGATCCGTTGATCGGTACGGTACGCGGTGCCGGCGGCGTACTGGTCAATCTGGCGAGCCTCGATGTGTTGGGAGCGCTCGATATGGACCGTATCCGCGGGCAGGTGCGCGTAGTGACGCCGGAGTTTCAGGAACGGCGCGACGGCCGGTTCGAAACGGTGCGGACTTATGCGAAAATGGCACGGGGCGAAATGACCCGCTATATTCTTCAGCAGCGTATCGAGACGCCTGAAGCCCTCAAGGGGTTCGAATGGGAAGGATTTCGTTTCAATGAGGCCGCCTCGGGGCCCGAACGCTATCTTTTTACACGCGATACCCGGAACTGA
- a CDS encoding linear amide C-N hydrolase, whose translation MRPNKVAFGLSLILSVAALSRTDACTRVVYNGLDGTVMTARSMDWKEDPYTNLWIFPRGMSRSGETGNNSVHWTSKYGSVVASAYEICSTDGMNEKGLVANLLWLAESEYPKWDGQKPGLTIAAWVQYMLDNFATVDEAVAAVSKGGFEVVSDQMPDGSRLATLHLSISDTTGDNAIFEYVGGKLNIHHSKAYQVMTNSPVFDQQLALDDYWRTIGGTTFLPGTNRAADRFVRASFYIDAIPKVKDSREAVAAVFSVIRNCSVPLGISTPGEPNISSTRWRTLSDQKSKIYFYESTFYPNIFWVDFKDVDFSPGAPVKMLDLNHGKTYAGNTAAEFVATAPFHFLGIE comes from the coding sequence ATGAGACCTAATAAAGTTGCATTTGGTTTGTCGCTGATCTTGTCGGTTGCCGCTTTGTCCCGGACAGACGCCTGTACGCGGGTGGTATACAATGGTTTGGATGGCACGGTGATGACTGCCAGGTCGATGGACTGGAAGGAGGACCCGTACACGAACTTGTGGATTTTTCCGCGGGGCATGTCCCGGAGCGGGGAAACGGGGAACAATTCGGTACATTGGACCTCGAAATACGGGAGTGTAGTTGCTTCCGCTTACGAGATTTGCAGTACCGACGGCATGAATGAGAAAGGACTGGTGGCCAATCTGCTGTGGTTGGCCGAGTCTGAATACCCGAAATGGGACGGTCAAAAGCCGGGGCTCACGATTGCCGCATGGGTACAGTATATGCTCGATAATTTCGCGACGGTGGACGAAGCGGTAGCGGCAGTTTCGAAGGGTGGGTTCGAGGTGGTTTCGGATCAGATGCCCGACGGTTCGCGTCTGGCTACGTTGCATTTGTCTATTTCGGATACCACGGGCGACAACGCCATTTTCGAATACGTCGGCGGGAAACTGAATATCCACCATTCCAAAGCCTACCAAGTGATGACCAACTCGCCGGTGTTCGACCAGCAGCTGGCGCTCGACGACTATTGGCGCACCATCGGAGGCACAACGTTCCTTCCCGGGACGAACCGTGCGGCCGACCGTTTTGTCCGGGCATCGTTTTACATCGACGCGATTCCCAAAGTGAAAGATTCGCGCGAGGCGGTGGCCGCTGTTTTCAGTGTGATCCGCAATTGCTCGGTGCCGTTGGGTATCAGCACGCCCGGAGAACCGAATATCTCCTCGACCCGTTGGCGTACGCTCTCCGACCAGAAAAGCAAAATCTATTTTTATGAATCGACGTTTTATCCCAATATCTTTTGGGTCGATTTCAAGGATGTCGATTTTTCGCCTGGAGCGCCTGTCAAAATGCTGGACCTGAATCACGGTAAGACTTATGCGGGCAATACCGCCGCGGAGTTCGTCGCAACGGCGCCTTTCCATTTCCTCGGGATCGAATAG
- a CDS encoding pirin family protein: MKAIVHKANTRGYFDHGWLQTAHTFSFADYYDPERVHFGALRVLNDDRIAPGTGFGMHAHRNMEIVSIPLRGGLEHRDSMGHVSVLHKGEVQVMSAGTGVHHSESNLSKDETTEFLQIWVVPAVENVEPRYVNAPIEKLIVPNQISTIVYPYSAHHPEENEKRLWIYQRAWFSIAKLDKGKKVHYRLYNADSFGVYLFVINGAIDAESYALEKRDGIGIGDAEEFDITAREDSTVLLIEVPPVE, translated from the coding sequence ATGAAAGCTATCGTTCACAAAGCAAACACCCGCGGCTATTTCGACCACGGCTGGCTCCAAACCGCACATACCTTCAGTTTTGCGGATTATTACGATCCCGAGCGGGTCCATTTCGGCGCGCTGAGGGTTCTCAATGACGACCGCATCGCACCGGGAACGGGTTTCGGCATGCACGCCCACCGCAACATGGAGATCGTCAGCATTCCGCTCCGGGGCGGGCTCGAACACCGCGACAGCATGGGCCATGTGTCGGTTCTGCACAAAGGCGAGGTCCAGGTCATGAGCGCCGGTACCGGCGTCCACCACAGCGAATCGAACCTATCGAAGGATGAAACCACCGAATTCCTGCAAATCTGGGTAGTCCCGGCCGTGGAAAACGTCGAACCGCGCTACGTCAACGCGCCGATAGAGAAATTGATCGTACCGAACCAGATCAGCACCATCGTTTATCCCTATTCGGCCCACCACCCCGAAGAGAATGAAAAACGCCTGTGGATCTACCAACGGGCATGGTTCTCGATCGCCAAACTCGACAAAGGTAAGAAGGTACATTACCGGCTTTACAATGCGGACAGCTTCGGCGTATATCTTTTTGTCATAAACGGCGCCATAGACGCTGAAAGTTATGCGCTCGAAAAACGCGACGGAATCGGAATCGGAGACGCCGAAGAGTTCGACATTACCGCCCGCGAGGATTCGACCGTACTGCTGATCGAAGTTCCGCCGGTCGAATAA